One Purpureocillium takamizusanense chromosome 1, complete sequence genomic window carries:
- the SOD4 gene encoding Superoxide dismutase (EggNog:ENOG503P3D6~TransMembrane:1 (n4-15c20/21o233-256i)~SECRETED:SignalP(1-20~SECRETED:cutsite=AQA-TQ~SECRETED:prob=0.6264)~COG:S) encodes MRASGIATAVVYAAVAAAQATQDAPVINGNPAGVAYKAVLPNATFFHVDDLVGNVKGVVVAETPADGVGVKFTVEFSNLPKSGGPFPYHIHVDPVPSDGNCTKTLAHLDPYIRGEKPPCDAATPEKCQVGDLSGKHGKITADPFRAEYVDKFSSLKEGEGSFFGNRSFVLHFGNTTRISCASFVKVPGNGTNTTTKYPTQAPTSAPTSTVSRTGSAGLPTTTGVPPTSTVVPIAAAALSSVSLPLMVVAAAAAFFAL; translated from the exons ATGCGCGCCTCTGGTATTGCAACTGCAGTCGTGTAcgcggccgttgccgctgcgcAAGCTACCCAGGATGCACCCGTCATAAATGGAAACCCTGCCGGCGTCGCCTACAAGGCCGTGCTCCCCAACGCTACTTTCTTTCACGTGGACGATCTGGTCGGTAATgtcaagggcgtcgtcgtcgccgagaccccggccgacggcgtcggcgttaAATTTACGGTTGAATTTTCCAACCTGCCCAAGTCTGGCGGCCCTTTCC CGTACCACATCCACGTCGACCCCGTGCCCTCGGACGGCAACTGCACCAAGACACTGGCTCACCTAGACCCCTACATCCGTGGCGAGAAGCCGCCATGCGATGCCGCGACCCCTGAGAAGTGCCAGGTTGGCGACCTGAGCGGCAAGCACGGCAAGATCACGGCGGACCCGTTCCGAGCCGAGTACGTGGACAAGTTCAGCTCGctcaaggagggcgagggctcCTTCTTCGGCAACAGGTCGTTTGTGCTGCACTTTGGCAACACGACGCGCATCAGCTGCGCCAGCTTCGTCAAGGTGCCCGGAAACGGAACGAATACTACGACCAAGTATCCGACCCAGGCCCCGACCAGCGCTCCCACGAGCACAGTCTCGCGTACCGGGAGTGCCGGACTGCCGACGACCACTGGGGTCCCGCCCACGAGCACCGTTGTGCCcattgctgccgccgctctctcGAGCGTATCGCTACCGCTCATGGtggttgccgccgcggcggccttctTTGCGCTGTAA